A single region of the Pseudomonas sp. VD-NE ins genome encodes:
- a CDS encoding GTPase/DUF3482 domain-containing protein — MTDAWKAPLKLAVVGHTNVGKTSLLRTLTRDVGFGEVSHRPSTTRHVEGARLSVDGEPLLDLYDTPGLEDAIALLDFLERLERPGERLDGPARLARFLDGSEARQRFEQEAKVLRQLLASDAGLYVIDAREPVLAKYRDELEVLASCGKPLLPVLNFVSSANHREPDWREALARLGLHALVRFDSVAPPEDGERRLYESLALLLENARPQLERLIADQQAQRLARQQSAARLIAELLIDCAACRRSVVSEAAQEQQAISELRKAVRQREQKCVEALLKLYAFRPQDAAASDLPLLDGRWGDDLFNPETLKQLGVRVGGGIAAGAAAGAGVDLLVGGITLGAAALAGAIAGGALQTARSYGSRLLGKIKGQRELTVNDSVLRLLALRQRQLVLALDQRGHAAMDAVQVATPQDKTWREGKLPEALGKARAHPQWSSLNPHPKLNQAERQEQIERLSLQL; from the coding sequence CATGTCGAAGGCGCGCGGTTGTCAGTGGATGGCGAGCCATTGCTCGACCTCTACGACACGCCAGGACTGGAAGATGCCATCGCGCTGCTCGACTTTCTCGAACGTCTGGAGCGCCCCGGCGAACGTCTCGATGGCCCGGCACGGCTGGCGCGTTTTCTCGACGGCAGCGAGGCGCGCCAGCGTTTCGAGCAGGAAGCCAAAGTGCTGCGGCAATTGCTCGCCTCCGACGCCGGTTTGTATGTGATCGATGCGCGCGAACCGGTGTTGGCCAAGTACCGCGACGAACTGGAAGTGCTCGCCAGTTGTGGCAAACCGCTGCTGCCGGTGCTGAATTTTGTCAGCAGTGCCAACCATCGCGAGCCGGATTGGCGCGAGGCGCTAGCGCGGCTTGGGCTGCATGCATTGGTGCGTTTCGACAGCGTAGCGCCGCCGGAAGATGGCGAGCGGCGGCTGTATGAAAGTCTGGCGCTGCTGCTGGAAAATGCTCGTCCGCAATTGGAGCGATTGATTGCCGATCAACAGGCCCAGCGCCTCGCCCGTCAGCAAAGTGCGGCGCGTTTGATTGCTGAATTATTGATCGATTGCGCCGCGTGCCGACGCAGTGTGGTCAGCGAAGCTGCGCAGGAACAGCAAGCCATCAGCGAACTGCGCAAGGCTGTGCGTCAGCGCGAGCAGAAGTGTGTTGAGGCGCTGCTCAAGCTCTACGCGTTCCGGCCACAGGATGCGGCGGCGAGTGATTTGCCGTTGCTGGATGGGCGTTGGGGCGATGACCTGTTCAACCCGGAAACCTTGAAGCAACTCGGTGTGCGCGTGGGCGGTGGCATTGCTGCCGGTGCGGCGGCGGGGGCTGGGGTGGATTTGCTGGTTGGCGGGATTACCCTCGGCGCGGCGGCGCTGGCAGGTGCGATTGCCGGTGGTGCGCTGCAAACGGCGCGCAGTTATGGCAGCCGTCTGCTCGGCAAGATCAAAGGCCAGCGTGAACTGACGGTGAATGACAGTGTGTTGCGACTGTTGGCATTACGCCAGCGGCAGCTGGTGTTGGCGCTGGATCAGCGCGGGCATGCGGCGATGGACGCGGTTCAGGTGGCGACCCCGCAGGATAAAACCTGGCGTGAGGGCAAGTTGCCGGAGGCGCTGGGCAAGGCACGGGCGCATCCACAGTGGTCGTCGCTCAACCCGCATCCAAAGCTGAATCAGGCTGAGCGGCAGGAGCAGATCGAAAGGCTGTCGCTGCAGCTCTGA
- a CDS encoding TIGR03364 family FAD-dependent oxidoreductase gives MTQPKDLLIVGAGILGLSHAYAAAKRGLKVSVFERTATPLGASVRNFGQALVTGQPPGPMLELAKASREIWGDWAQLAGLQIRRNGSYLFARTEAEEHLLETFCAGRAVEHGYHVDLLRGAALRDLYNGQFSHHRAALHGIDDQQLYSREAIPMLIDYLRRDLGVEFHFSTLVRDVEPGRLHSTAGSFTAKQIIVCSGHDYQTLLAEPIASLDPQICRLQMLRAKPQIDLNLQHALLTGLSCVHYGAFSDLPEAAAVQAQILREQPHLHDNGIHLLISPTPYGELIIGDSHHYGSDPSPFNAEQVDNWMLELAEQTLGCKVQVVERWQGVYGSRGPGPFSFLRPAAGLSVALMHTGVGMSVGPAMAERNIAQLLEEIE, from the coding sequence ATGACGCAACCCAAAGACCTGCTCATCGTAGGCGCCGGTATTCTCGGCCTGTCACACGCCTACGCCGCCGCCAAACGCGGTCTCAAAGTCTCTGTTTTCGAACGCACCGCCACCCCTCTCGGCGCCTCGGTGCGCAACTTCGGCCAGGCCTTGGTCACCGGCCAGCCACCCGGCCCGATGCTTGAACTGGCCAAGGCCAGCCGCGAGATATGGGGCGACTGGGCGCAACTCGCCGGGCTGCAAATCAGGCGCAACGGTTCTTACCTCTTCGCCAGAACCGAAGCCGAAGAACACCTGCTCGAAACCTTCTGCGCCGGCCGCGCGGTGGAGCACGGTTACCACGTCGACTTGCTGCGTGGCGCCGCACTGCGTGACTTGTACAACGGCCAGTTCAGCCACCACCGCGCCGCCCTCCATGGCATCGACGATCAACAGTTGTACTCGCGCGAAGCGATCCCGATGCTGATCGATTACTTGCGCCGCGACCTCGGCGTCGAATTTCATTTTTCGACGCTGGTGCGCGACGTCGAACCGGGGCGTCTGCACAGCACCGCCGGCAGTTTTACCGCCAAGCAGATCATTGTCTGCTCCGGCCACGATTATCAGACCTTGCTGGCCGAACCGATCGCCTCGCTCGACCCGCAAATCTGCCGCCTGCAAATGCTCCGTGCCAAGCCGCAGATTGATCTGAATCTGCAACACGCCTTGCTCACCGGCCTGAGCTGCGTGCACTACGGCGCCTTCTCCGATCTGCCGGAAGCGGCGGCGGTGCAGGCGCAGATCCTGCGCGAACAACCGCACCTGCACGACAACGGTATCCACCTGCTGATCAGCCCGACGCCCTACGGCGAACTGATCATCGGCGACTCGCACCACTACGGCAGCGACCCTTCACCATTCAACGCCGAGCAAGTGGATAACTGGATGCTCGAACTGGCCGAGCAGACGCTGGGCTGCAAGGTGCAAGTGGTCGAGCGCTGGCAGGGCGTCTATGGTTCTCGAGGCCCGGGGCCGTTTTCGTTTCTGCGCCCGGCAGCGGGCTTGAGTGTCGCGCTGATGCACACCGGTGTTGGCATGAGCGTCGGCCCGGCCATGGCCGAACGCAACATTGCGCAGTTGCTGGAGGAGATTGAATGA
- a CDS encoding putative 2-aminoethylphosphonate ABC transporter substrate-binding protein, with product MFKPMALAAAVLATFSLNAFAAKTELTVYTALEAEQLKSYKEAFEKANPDVEIKWVRDSTGIITAKLLAEKARPQADAVWGLAASSLAILDQQGMLQSYAPKDLGKIGANYRDAANPPAWVGMDVWAATICFNTVEAEKQGLSKPVSWQDLTKPEYKGKIVMPNPASSGTGFLDVSAWLQTFGEKQGWAYMDGLHQNIGQYVHSGSKPCKLAAAGEFPIGISFEYPAVQLKRQGAPLDIILPKEGLGWEIEATAVIKGTPHEEAAKKLADFSASAEAMDLYKENFAVLAQPGIAKPQTELPADYEQRLIKNDFAWASKNRDEILTEWRKRYDGKSEKVAAK from the coding sequence ATGTTCAAGCCTATGGCCCTGGCCGCTGCTGTGCTCGCTACTTTCAGCCTGAATGCCTTCGCGGCAAAAACCGAGTTGACGGTGTACACCGCCCTCGAAGCCGAGCAATTGAAGTCCTACAAAGAAGCCTTCGAAAAGGCCAACCCGGACGTCGAGATCAAATGGGTGCGCGATTCCACCGGGATCATCACTGCCAAACTGCTCGCCGAAAAGGCCCGTCCACAGGCTGACGCGGTGTGGGGCCTGGCGGCTTCTAGCCTGGCGATCCTCGATCAGCAAGGCATGCTGCAAAGCTACGCGCCGAAGGACCTCGGCAAGATCGGCGCGAACTACCGCGACGCTGCCAACCCGCCAGCGTGGGTCGGCATGGATGTGTGGGCCGCGACCATTTGCTTCAATACTGTCGAGGCCGAGAAGCAGGGTTTGAGCAAACCGGTGAGCTGGCAGGATCTGACCAAGCCTGAGTACAAAGGCAAGATCGTCATGCCCAACCCGGCCTCGTCCGGCACCGGTTTCCTTGACGTCAGCGCTTGGCTGCAAACCTTCGGCGAGAAGCAGGGCTGGGCGTACATGGACGGTCTGCACCAGAACATCGGCCAGTACGTTCACTCCGGTTCAAAACCGTGCAAGTTAGCGGCGGCGGGCGAGTTCCCGATCGGGATTTCCTTTGAATACCCGGCCGTACAGCTGAAGCGTCAGGGCGCGCCGTTGGACATCATTCTGCCGAAGGAAGGCCTGGGCTGGGAGATCGAAGCGACTGCCGTGATCAAAGGCACGCCGCATGAAGAGGCGGCGAAGAAACTGGCTGACTTCTCGGCGAGTGCCGAGGCGATGGATCTGTACAAGGAGAACTTCGCTGTTCTTGCACAGCCGGGGATTGCCAAGCCGCAGACCGAACTGCCGGCGGATTATGAGCAGCGTCTGATCAAGAACGACTTTGCCTGGGCCTCGAAGAATCGCGACGAGATCCTCACCGAGTGGCGCAAGCGTTATGACGGCAAGTCCGAGAAAGTCGCTGCCAAGTAA
- a CDS encoding putative 2-aminoethylphosphonate ABC transporter permease subunit — MNSNLALPLPHKQVRQSSKAEIGDRIFVVGGKILLLLLLGIAVLLPLLAIFWRGFSSEAGQGGGWLAAKELVTSENFHWLLGNSLKVSLSVAAIVVPLAYLFAYALQRTMIPAKGIWRGISLLPLMAPSMLPGIALVYLFGNQGMLRGLLSDNIYGFWGIVLGEAIYTFPHALMILLSALSLADARLFDAASSMGASPAKAFRSITWPATRQAVFAAFCLVFTLTITDFGVPVVVGGDYQVLALEAYKAVVGQQQFGRGALIGMVLLLPALFSFGVDAWLRRRHGDSMSGRAQVFKPAPSKLRDGCYLAIVLLISAALILVFGMAVFSSLVKFWPYNLSLSLNHYQFNETAGGGWLAYSNSLKMALGTALIGSVLIFTGAYLMEKTRSQPGLNLTLRMLSFVPMAVPGLVLGLGYVFFFNLTGNPLHVLYGTMTLLIVCTIAHYLTTAQMTATTALRQLDAEFEAAALSLKAPLYRHYLRVTVPICLPALLDIVRYLFVSAMTTVSAAIFLYSPDTILAAVAVLNMDDAGNVGGAAAMSTLILFTSAGVSLLLAWASRGLLRRSQAWRQTAPGH; from the coding sequence ATGAACAGCAACCTCGCGCTGCCGCTACCGCACAAGCAGGTGCGACAGTCTTCGAAAGCCGAGATTGGCGACCGCATTTTTGTCGTCGGCGGCAAAATCCTCTTGCTGCTGTTGCTCGGTATCGCGGTGTTGCTGCCGTTGTTGGCGATCTTCTGGCGCGGTTTCAGCAGTGAAGCCGGGCAGGGCGGTGGCTGGCTCGCGGCGAAGGAGTTGGTGACCAGCGAGAATTTCCACTGGCTGCTCGGCAACAGCCTGAAGGTTTCCCTCAGCGTTGCGGCCATCGTCGTACCGCTGGCTTACCTGTTTGCCTACGCGCTGCAACGCACAATGATTCCGGCGAAGGGCATCTGGCGCGGAATTTCCCTGCTGCCGCTGATGGCGCCGTCGATGCTGCCGGGGATTGCGCTGGTTTATCTGTTCGGCAACCAGGGCATGTTGCGCGGGCTGCTCTCGGACAACATCTATGGCTTCTGGGGAATTGTGCTGGGTGAGGCGATTTACACCTTTCCCCATGCGCTGATGATTCTGCTCTCGGCATTGTCGCTGGCCGATGCGCGCTTGTTCGATGCCGCGTCGAGCATGGGCGCCAGTCCGGCCAAGGCGTTTCGCAGCATCACTTGGCCGGCAACGCGACAGGCTGTGTTCGCCGCGTTCTGTCTGGTGTTCACCCTGACCATCACCGATTTCGGTGTGCCGGTGGTGGTCGGTGGCGACTACCAAGTGCTGGCGCTGGAGGCCTACAAAGCCGTGGTCGGCCAGCAGCAATTCGGTCGTGGCGCGTTGATCGGCATGGTGCTGTTGCTGCCGGCGCTGTTCAGCTTCGGTGTCGATGCCTGGTTGCGTCGGCGTCACGGCGACTCCATGAGCGGGCGGGCGCAGGTGTTCAAACCGGCACCGTCGAAACTGCGCGACGGCTGCTATCTGGCGATTGTCTTGTTGATCAGCGCGGCGTTGATTCTGGTGTTCGGCATGGCGGTGTTTTCGTCGCTGGTGAAGTTCTGGCCGTACAACCTGTCGCTGTCGCTCAATCACTATCAGTTCAACGAAACCGCCGGCGGTGGCTGGCTGGCCTACAGCAACAGTTTGAAAATGGCCTTGGGCACAGCGCTGATCGGCAGCGTGCTGATCTTCACTGGCGCCTACCTGATGGAGAAGACCCGCAGCCAGCCCGGGCTGAATCTGACCTTGCGCATGCTCAGTTTCGTGCCGATGGCGGTGCCGGGGCTGGTGCTCGGTCTCGGTTACGTCTTCTTCTTCAACTTGACCGGCAACCCGCTGCATGTGCTCTACGGGACGATGACGCTGCTGATCGTCTGCACCATTGCGCACTACCTGACCACCGCGCAAATGACCGCGACCACCGCGCTGCGCCAGCTCGACGCCGAGTTCGAAGCCGCCGCGCTGTCGCTCAAAGCACCACTGTATCGGCACTACCTGCGCGTCACTGTGCCGATCTGTCTGCCGGCACTGCTCGACATCGTGCGCTACCTGTTCGTCTCGGCGATGACCACGGTGTCGGCGGCGATCTTCCTCTACAGCCCCGACACCATCCTCGCGGCGGTCGCCGTGCTGAACATGGACGACGCCGGCAACGTCGGCGGCGCGGCGGCGATGTCGACCCTGATTCTGTTCACTTCGGCGGGCGTGTCCTTGCTGCTGGCGTGGGCTTCGCGCGGCTTGCTGCGCCGTTCTCAAGCCTGGCGGCAAACCGCGCCCGGTCACTGA
- a CDS encoding putative 2-aminoethylphosphonate ABC transporter ATP-binding protein produces MNPAIATALTNPGAPMKVRGVQKRFGAFTALDNVSLDVAAGELVCLLGPSGCGKTTLLRCIAGLEKQDRGELYLGERDVSHLAPQARDYGILFQSYALFPNLTVEANIAYGLAGSGRDEVRRRVGQMLELVGLTGSEKKYPGQLSGGQQQRVALARALAPAPSLLLLDEPMSALDARVREHLCTELRQLQRNLGITTLMVTHNQDEAMLMADRIAVMNNGRVEQYATPQEIYNRPATPFVAEFVGQGNWLPFQRSSDTHAQVGGMNLRLADGSVHSASGRLFCRPEAINVNPPVHEENLFPAKVREITFLGNRCRMSFELDQLPGHALLAELAPEAMPRLGAQQIMVALPPRSLQVFA; encoded by the coding sequence ATGAATCCTGCCATCGCAACTGCCCTGACCAACCCCGGCGCGCCGATGAAAGTGCGCGGCGTGCAGAAACGCTTCGGCGCGTTCACTGCGCTGGATAACGTCTCCCTCGACGTCGCCGCCGGTGAACTGGTGTGCCTGCTCGGCCCGTCGGGCTGCGGCAAGACCACGTTGCTGCGCTGCATCGCCGGTCTGGAGAAACAGGACCGCGGCGAGCTGTACCTCGGCGAGCGCGATGTCTCGCACCTCGCTCCGCAAGCCCGCGACTACGGGATTCTGTTCCAGTCCTACGCGCTGTTCCCCAATCTGACCGTCGAAGCGAACATTGCCTACGGACTCGCCGGCAGCGGTCGCGACGAAGTACGCCGGCGCGTCGGCCAGATGCTCGAACTGGTCGGCCTCACTGGCAGCGAGAAAAAGTACCCCGGCCAATTGTCCGGCGGCCAGCAGCAGCGCGTTGCTCTAGCTCGGGCCTTGGCGCCGGCACCGTCGCTGCTGTTGCTCGACGAACCGATGTCCGCCCTCGATGCTCGCGTCCGCGAGCATCTGTGCACCGAGCTGCGCCAGCTGCAACGCAACCTCGGCATCACCACCCTGATGGTCACGCACAATCAGGACGAAGCCATGCTGATGGCCGACCGTATCGCGGTGATGAATAACGGCCGCGTCGAGCAGTACGCCACCCCGCAAGAAATCTACAACCGCCCGGCCACGCCGTTCGTGGCCGAGTTTGTCGGCCAGGGCAACTGGTTGCCGTTCCAGCGCAGCAGCGACACTCACGCGCAGGTCGGCGGGATGAACCTGCGCCTGGCCGACGGCAGTGTGCACAGTGCCTCGGGCCGACTGTTCTGCCGCCCGGAAGCGATCAACGTTAATCCACCAGTGCACGAAGAAAACCTGTTCCCGGCCAAAGTCCGCGAGATCACCTTCCTCGGCAACCGCTGCCGCATGAGCTTCGAACTCGATCAATTGCCGGGCCACGCACTGCTTGCCGAACTCGCCCCGGAAGCCATGCCGCGTCTCGGCGCCCAGCAGATCATGGTCGCCTTGCCGCCGCGCAGCCTGCAGGTGTTTGCCTGA
- a CDS encoding LysR family transcriptional regulator — translation MLSAELKAFYMVARLGSITLAAKKLGLSQPTVTTQIRNLESQYSVELFYRGGRRLSVSDEGARLLPMVKTLLQQEADIEFFLRNSGQVQGTLRIAATAPYYILDLVKTFRERLPQVEVSVEIGNSQQVLEALEDYRVDIAASSQLLDDARLIRRVLGTDPLVLAVHRNHPLAAQEHVALSALAGHTLLMRESGSTTRRLTEELLATAGVSYGPLLEIGSRESIREAVLRNIGISIIARQEVPHDPQLRVLTIENAPQIPEYLYCLKERKGARLPAAFLGLAQEMSPA, via the coding sequence GTGCTGAGTGCCGAGCTGAAAGCGTTTTACATGGTCGCCCGCTTGGGCAGCATCACGCTGGCGGCGAAAAAACTCGGCCTCAGCCAACCGACCGTGACCACGCAGATCCGCAATCTGGAAAGTCAGTATTCGGTGGAGCTGTTTTATCGCGGCGGTCGACGCCTCAGCGTCAGTGACGAAGGCGCGCGGCTGCTGCCGATGGTCAAGACGCTGTTGCAGCAAGAGGCTGACATCGAGTTTTTCCTGCGCAACAGCGGTCAGGTGCAGGGCACTTTGCGCATTGCCGCGACGGCGCCGTATTACATTCTCGATCTGGTAAAAACCTTTCGCGAGCGTCTGCCGCAGGTGGAAGTGTCGGTGGAAATCGGTAATTCGCAGCAGGTGCTGGAAGCGCTGGAGGACTATCGGGTGGATATCGCCGCGTCGTCGCAATTGCTCGATGACGCGCGGTTGATTCGTCGGGTGCTCGGTACTGATCCGCTGGTGCTGGCGGTGCATCGCAATCATCCGCTGGCGGCGCAGGAGCATGTCGCGTTGAGCGCATTGGCCGGGCATACGCTGTTGATGCGCGAGTCGGGTTCGACTACACGGCGGCTGACCGAAGAGTTGTTGGCGACTGCCGGGGTGAGTTACGGCCCGTTGCTGGAGATTGGCAGCCGCGAGTCGATCCGTGAGGCGGTGCTGCGCAATATCGGCATCAGCATCATTGCGCGGCAGGAAGTGCCGCATGATCCGCAGTTACGCGTGCTGACGATCGAGAATGCTCCGCAGATTCCCGAATATCTGTATTGCCTCAAGGAGAGGAAGGGCGCGCGGTTGCCGGCGGCGTTCCTCGGCTTGGCCCAGGAAATGTCCCCTGCGTAA
- a CDS encoding heavy metal translocating P-type ATPase, translating to MSDSQHTHKPGDGHDHSHKLQPVHKHSQGGDSCCGSKVAAPAPVHAHEDSCCSSNAAAPALVQLSEKTSADARLSSFRIEAMDCPTEQTLIQNKLGKLAGVQQLEFNLINRVLGVTHNLPGTEPITEAIKSLGMHAEPLEAGVEAPAPAPVKKHWWPLALSGVGALAAEVIHFTNAAPTWVVAIIALISILSGGLTTYKKGWIALKNRNLNINALMSIAVTGAILIGQWPEAAMVMFLFTVAELIEARSLDRARNAISGLMQMTPEQATVLQADGSWIEQDVKSVELGARVRVKPGERIALDGEVLSGSSTIDQAPITGESLPVEKTVGDKVFAGTINQAGSLEYAVTAAANNSTLARIIHAVEQAQGARAPTQRFVDQFSKIYTPVVFLFALAVAIIPPLFMDAVWFDWIYRALVLLVVACPCALVISTPVTIVSGLAAAARKGILVKGGVYLEGGFKLDYLALDKTGTITHGKPVQTDYLSLDSTADATAPAIAAALAGRSDHPVSLAIANAAVDKNFAALIVDNFEALGGRGVKGEINGQTYHLGNHRLVEELGLCSPALEEKLFALEKQGKSVVLLLDGSGPLALFAVADTVKETSREAIRQLHELGVKTLMLTGDNVHTAQAIAAQVGIDEARGDLLPTDKLQAIEDLYAQGRRVGMVGDGINDAPALARAEIGFAMAAAGTDTAIETADVALMDDDLRKIPAFISLSRNTASILKQNIALALVIKAIFLAVTFAGLATMWMAVFADMGVSLLVVFNGLRLLRK from the coding sequence ATGAGCGATTCCCAGCACACCCACAAACCCGGCGACGGACACGACCACAGTCATAAATTGCAGCCTGTGCATAAGCATTCACAGGGCGGCGATTCCTGCTGCGGGTCGAAAGTCGCAGCACCGGCACCGGTTCATGCGCACGAAGATTCTTGCTGCTCGTCGAACGCCGCCGCGCCTGCGTTGGTGCAACTGAGCGAGAAAACCAGCGCCGACGCGCGGCTGAGCAGTTTCCGTATCGAGGCGATGGACTGCCCGACCGAGCAGACGCTGATCCAGAACAAGCTCGGCAAACTCGCCGGCGTGCAACAACTGGAATTCAATCTGATCAATCGCGTGCTCGGCGTGACCCACAATTTGCCGGGTACCGAGCCGATCACCGAAGCGATCAAATCCCTCGGCATGCACGCCGAGCCACTGGAGGCGGGCGTCGAAGCGCCAGCCCCGGCGCCAGTGAAAAAACACTGGTGGCCGCTGGCGCTGTCCGGTGTCGGCGCCCTCGCTGCCGAAGTCATTCACTTCACCAACGCTGCACCCACCTGGGTGGTGGCGATCATCGCGCTGATCTCGATCCTCAGCGGTGGTCTCACCACTTACAAAAAGGGCTGGATCGCCCTGAAGAACCGCAACCTCAACATCAACGCGCTGATGAGCATCGCCGTCACCGGCGCCATCCTCATCGGCCAGTGGCCGGAAGCAGCGATGGTGATGTTCCTGTTCACCGTCGCCGAGCTGATCGAAGCGCGCTCGCTCGACCGTGCACGCAACGCGATCAGCGGTTTGATGCAGATGACGCCGGAGCAAGCCACGGTGTTGCAGGCTGACGGCAGCTGGATTGAGCAGGACGTGAAAAGCGTCGAACTCGGCGCCCGCGTGCGAGTGAAGCCCGGCGAGCGCATTGCGCTGGACGGCGAAGTGCTCAGCGGCAGTTCGACCATCGACCAGGCGCCGATCACCGGGGAAAGCCTGCCGGTAGAAAAAACCGTCGGCGACAAAGTCTTCGCCGGCACCATCAACCAGGCCGGTTCGCTGGAATACGCAGTCACTGCAGCAGCGAACAACTCGACCCTGGCGCGGATCATCCACGCCGTCGAACAAGCCCAAGGCGCACGCGCCCCGACCCAGCGCTTCGTTGATCAATTCTCGAAAATCTACACGCCAGTGGTGTTTCTGTTTGCCTTGGCCGTGGCGATCATTCCGCCGCTGTTCATGGACGCCGTGTGGTTCGACTGGATCTACCGCGCATTGGTACTGCTGGTGGTCGCGTGCCCATGTGCATTGGTGATTTCGACGCCGGTGACCATCGTCAGCGGCCTCGCGGCAGCGGCGCGCAAAGGCATTCTGGTCAAGGGCGGCGTGTATCTGGAGGGCGGTTTCAAACTGGATTATCTGGCACTGGATAAAACCGGGACGATCACCCATGGTAAACCGGTGCAGACCGATTATCTGTCCCTCGACTCAACCGCCGATGCCACGGCGCCGGCCATCGCCGCTGCGTTGGCCGGTCGTTCCGATCACCCGGTGTCGCTGGCCATCGCCAACGCAGCTGTGGATAAAAACTTCGCCGCGCTGATTGTGGATAACTTCGAAGCGCTGGGTGGGCGGGGCGTCAAAGGCGAAATAAACGGCCAGACTTATCACTTGGGCAACCATCGTCTGGTCGAAGAGTTGGGCCTGTGCTCGCCCGCGCTGGAAGAAAAACTCTTCGCGCTGGAAAAGCAGGGTAAATCCGTGGTGCTGCTGCTCGACGGCTCCGGCCCGCTGGCACTGTTTGCTGTGGCCGATACCGTCAAGGAAACCAGCCGCGAAGCGATCCGCCAGTTGCATGAACTCGGGGTGAAAACCCTGATGCTGACTGGCGACAACGTCCACACTGCGCAAGCGATTGCCGCGCAGGTCGGCATCGACGAGGCCCGTGGCGACTTGCTGCCGACGGACAAGCTGCAAGCCATCGAAGACCTTTATGCACAGGGCCGGCGAGTCGGTATGGTCGGCGACGGCATCAACGATGCGCCGGCACTGGCCCGCGCCGAGATCGGTTTCGCCATGGCCGCCGCTGGCACTGACACCGCGATTGAAACCGCCGATGTCGCCTTGATGGACGACGATCTGCGCAAGATCCCGGCGTTCATCAGCCTGTCGCGCAATACCGCCAGCATCCTGAAACAGAACATCGCGTTGGCCCTGGTGATCAAGGCTATCTTTCTTGCGGTAACCTTCGCCGGGCTCGCCACCATGTGGATGGCGGTGTTTGCCGACATGGGCGTGAGCCTGTTGGTGGTGTTCAATGGTTTGCGTCTACTGCGCAAATAG
- the cadR gene encoding Cd(II)/Pb(II)-responsive transcriptional regulator — MKIGELAKLTDCAVETIRYYERENLLPEPARSDGNYRVYTQAHAERLTFIRNCRTLDMTLEEIRSLLTLRDSPQDQCESVNALIDEHIQHVKARIDGLLALQTQLLDLRQRCGEGPMADQCGILQRLEVSGGVVATEVEHSHVGRSHGH; from the coding sequence ATGAAGATCGGAGAACTGGCCAAACTCACCGACTGCGCCGTGGAAACCATCCGCTATTACGAGCGCGAAAACCTCCTGCCGGAACCGGCCCGCAGCGACGGCAACTACCGCGTCTACACCCAGGCGCACGCCGAACGCCTGACTTTCATCCGCAACTGCCGCACCCTCGACATGACCCTCGAAGAGATTCGCAGCCTGCTGACTTTGCGCGACAGCCCGCAGGATCAATGCGAAAGCGTGAATGCGTTGATCGACGAACATATCCAGCATGTGAAGGCGCGGATTGATGGCTTGTTGGCGTTGCAGACACAACTGCTCGACCTGCGCCAACGTTGTGGCGAAGGGCCGATGGCCGATCAATGCGGGATTTTGCAGCGGCTGGAAGTGAGTGGCGGGGTTGTCGCAACCGAGGTCGAACACTCCCACGTGGGCCGCAGCCACGGCCACTGA